From a region of the Alosa sapidissima isolate fAloSap1 chromosome 9, fAloSap1.pri, whole genome shotgun sequence genome:
- the anapc11 gene encoding anaphase-promoting complex subunit 11 isoform X2, with protein MKVKIKQWNGVAAWSWVANDDNCGICRAPFNGCCPDCKVPGDDCPLVWGQCSHCFHMHCILKWLNSQQVQQQCPMCRQEWKFKE; from the exons ATGAAGGTGAAGATCAAACAGTGGAACGGCGTAGCAGCTTGGTCCTGGGTAGCCAATGATGACAACTGTGGGATCTGCCGCGCACCTTTTAATGGATGCTGTCCAGATT GTAAGGTTCCTGGAGACGATTGCCCGCTGGTCTGGGGCCAGTGCTCCCACTGCTTTCATATGCACTGTATCCTCAAGTGGCTGAACTCACAGCAGGTCCAGCAACAGTGCCCTATGTGTCGACAGGAGTGGAAGTTTAAGGAATGA
- the LOC121719253 gene encoding oxidized low-density lipoprotein receptor 1-like, whose protein sequence is MSGDGIYANNDNFNMSPTSQKADSGTEGRIYANVSPCGRPEKSTASKPSGAVKNYTRWAAVCLGLLCVLLLALNIGLGIKYLLEKRQLQAEREHLLASHVNITIERDQALASNTNLTRQMYQLLRTNGQLQARISKLEKRCPSGWRYFNTKCYLISSSKNTWSESRQRCKDIGGDLVIINDKEEQVFIHGLGIPVWIGLRKIQGG, encoded by the coding sequence ATGTCAGGAGATGGAATATATGCAAACAATGACAACTTTAATATGAGTCCCACTTCTCAAAAAGCAGATTCAGGAACAGAGGGAAGAATCTACGCCAATGTGAGTCCTTGTGGCAGACCTGAGAAGTCTACAGCCTCCAAGCCCTCTGGAGCGGTGAAGAACTACACTAGATGGGCCGCGGTGTGTCTGGGACTGCTGTGTGTTCTGCTGCTAGCACTCAACATAGGATTGGGAATCAAATACCTTCTGGAGAAACGCCAGCTACAGGCTGAGAGGGAGCACCTGCTAGCAAGCCATGTGAATATCACCATAGAAAGAGACCAGGCATTGGCCAGTAATACCAACCTAACCAGACAGATGTATCAGCTACTCCGCACCAATGGCCAGCTTCAAGCCAGAATCTCTAAACTGGAAAAGAGATGTCCCTCAGGATGGAGATATTTTAACACCAAATGTTACCTCATCTCTTCTTCAAAGAATACGTGGTCTGAAAGCAGACAACGATGCAAAGACATTGGAGGAGACCTGGTGATCATCAACGACAAAGAGGAGCAAGTTTTCATTCATGGATTGGGAATCCCGGTTTGGATTGGTCTGAGGAAGATCCAGGGTGGGTAG
- the anapc11 gene encoding anaphase-promoting complex subunit 11 isoform X1, with the protein MTYTVQRAVGRVTWKGEEIEIGLHLSFNKWFFPRFRCFDFRLFSSGWSEMKVKIKQWNGVAAWSWVANDDNCGICRAPFNGCCPDCKVPGDDCPLVWGQCSHCFHMHCILKWLNSQQVQQQCPMCRQEWKFKE; encoded by the exons ATGACGTACACGGTGCAGAGGGCTGTCGGGAGAGTAACATGGAAAGGGGAAGAAATTGAAATTGGCCTACACCTCAGTTTTAACAAGTG GTTCTTCCCAAGATTCCGTTGTTTCGACTTTAGGCTATTCTCATCAGGCTGGTCTGAGATGAAGGTGAAGATCAAACAGTGGAACGGCGTAGCAGCTTGGTCCTGGGTAGCCAATGATGACAACTGTGGGATCTGCCGCGCACCTTTTAATGGATGCTGTCCAGATT GTAAGGTTCCTGGAGACGATTGCCCGCTGGTCTGGGGCCAGTGCTCCCACTGCTTTCATATGCACTGTATCCTCAAGTGGCTGAACTCACAGCAGGTCCAGCAACAGTGCCCTATGTGTCGACAGGAGTGGAAGTTTAAGGAATGA